The Novipirellula artificiosorum genome includes a window with the following:
- a CDS encoding iron-containing alcohol dehydrogenase, with product MQPFDISNRTRVIFGEGTLSRLGELAAEFRPRCVLLVSDPGLIEAGHFDAAVKSLTRSGLHVESFHDFAENPTSDMVDAGVRRAAEVKPDLLVGLGGGSSMDCCKGINFVYSCGGTIHDYQGVGKATTDLLPMIAVPTTTGTGSEAQSFALISDATTHVKMPCGDPRAACRIAILDPILTATQPQRVAALTGVDAISHAVETYVTRRRNPMSITYARRAFGLLAQGFLRSLKNSNDFEARSQMQLGAHFAGMAIETSMLGAAHATANPLTARYDIVHGQAVGMMLPAVIRMNGSLHAEWYAELLGEVERSSAPHDAPERLAQMMTQWLQDAGLACSLSELSIPESAIDALVEEALQQWTGTFNPIPLDRENVRRLYEMVA from the coding sequence ATGCAGCCTTTTGATATTTCGAATCGAACAAGAGTGATTTTCGGCGAAGGCACGCTATCGCGACTCGGAGAACTTGCCGCTGAATTTCGACCTCGCTGCGTTTTGTTGGTCAGTGATCCGGGATTGATCGAAGCGGGGCACTTTGATGCTGCGGTCAAATCATTGACTCGCAGCGGATTGCATGTCGAATCGTTTCACGACTTTGCTGAGAACCCAACCTCCGATATGGTCGATGCCGGCGTTCGTCGTGCCGCGGAAGTTAAACCCGACTTGCTCGTCGGACTCGGTGGCGGTAGCAGTATGGATTGCTGCAAAGGCATCAACTTCGTCTACTCCTGCGGCGGGACGATTCACGATTATCAAGGTGTCGGGAAGGCAACCACCGATTTGTTGCCGATGATCGCAGTGCCGACCACGACCGGTACGGGAAGCGAAGCACAATCGTTTGCCTTAATCAGCGACGCAACCACTCATGTCAAAATGCCTTGCGGTGATCCGCGTGCGGCGTGTCGAATTGCGATTTTGGATCCCATCCTGACCGCGACGCAGCCCCAGCGGGTCGCAGCACTCACCGGCGTGGACGCAATTTCGCATGCGGTGGAAACCTACGTGACCCGTCGCCGCAATCCGATGTCCATCACCTATGCACGCCGCGCGTTTGGCTTGCTGGCACAGGGATTCCTTCGCTCGCTGAAGAATTCAAATGATTTCGAAGCTCGTAGTCAAATGCAACTTGGAGCTCATTTTGCCGGCATGGCGATCGAAACGTCGATGCTCGGAGCGGCTCATGCGACCGCTAACCCGTTGACGGCTCGATACGACATTGTCCATGGTCAAGCGGTTGGCATGATGCTGCCCGCGGTGATTCGCATGAATGGATCCCTACATGCGGAGTGGTACGCTGAACTGCTCGGCGAGGTTGAGCGGAGTTCAGCCCCTCACGATGCACCCGAGCGGCTCGCCCAGATGATGACTCAGTGGCTGCAAGACGCCGGCCTTGCCTGCTCACTTTCAGAACTCTCGATTCCCGAATCTGCGATCGATGCACTTGTCGAGGAAGCGCTCCAGCAGTGGACCGGAACATTCAATCCGATACCACTCGACCGAGAAAACGTCCGGCGGCTCTACGAAATGGTTGCCTAA
- a CDS encoding DUF1580 domain-containing protein encodes MPAAKEITATTQRLMSEDIVTLAQATLLFPEGSRPDRKSLNRWVIRGVDGTKLEAIRLGRILYTSVQAVTRFIDARSADLR; translated from the coding sequence ATGCCTGCAGCTAAGGAAATCACGGCCACCACTCAGCGTTTGATGTCTGAGGACATTGTGACGCTCGCCCAAGCAACCCTCCTCTTTCCCGAGGGTTCTCGACCTGACCGCAAATCGCTCAATCGTTGGGTGATTCGTGGTGTCGACGGCACCAAACTCGAGGCGATCAGACTAGGTCGCATTCTCTACACATCCGTCCAAGCGGTCACGCGATTCATTGACGCTCGATCCGCAGACTTGCGGTGA
- a CDS encoding DNA primase family protein → MCQSTNFAKDQSQTLRYLQALFGRHEFRGNDRIVIAEQVDGGPVRVHPGSVTNDIGAAAEFIEAFTGSGELFIKTSLYDADKMLARSERNGNSLWMAGQSDELTVVTAGVLDGDAGKPGYLTREQMLEAVARMSIPPTMIVSTRDGCGFHFYWILRVPVIVRDAEQLREINRRFASLQRELEQHVKAIDPDAKLDAVYGAERVVRPVGSKRSNGDAVTLYECHQDRLYDLDELSMTGWGVVPEPVHRSADADSGPIERYIDAEGITVADLLAEIGCTDRGDGTWTRPGDGVTAKSCVEYDHPEQGRNGITVYSKNWELFGERPGQSNAWYSDVAVFVTVRFSGDWTAAASFCRKEMPIDMSEVFDVITVEDKKDFDPGFTREDLDQMRVRRSIDTTQKERCALMNEHLADQENPNPASLAISYDVDPEVCRAIFGVDPVFPAPKHLLRGEGLVAAINSESWNCANRIARHMLVKYGYAPLNQRALTLRYHLGVFWKWDGVAYRTVDTGELMLEAREAADALWIIEADWRKRKNRERERKAIAAGKDVPKPIPAPEQVKPALVKNCVDALATITSVGAGVTMPAWIADGDELPDPRNVITFRNVMLHILRDGSTQTAKPSTNLFSSRGVDYDYDCDARCPLWEETLREWFGDDTESIELLQEWFGYHLTAECDLHKILFIIGVTRSGKGVIQRILSALMGKGNVSTPAMSSLGGEFGLESSLDKMALHITDARAGFKLDRGAAVERLLAISGGDPVDVNRKNIKAAAEQKLNLKISMFSNMAPSLRDDSGALAGRFLFISMRNSFTGREDLGRAKMLAGEISGIFNWALVGLARLRERGHFIEPESSRAQRETVESMFSPLRRFLDDRCTLYPDAITPKADIYMAYREWCPFVGQTAKAENVFFRDLYSTEPSLLECRPRVEGDRVQSVKGIRINPQRGATTSETGSWFFGMS, encoded by the coding sequence ATGTGTCAGTCAACTAATTTTGCAAAAGATCAAAGCCAAACACTCCGCTATCTACAGGCGCTGTTTGGTCGGCATGAATTCAGAGGCAATGATCGCATCGTCATCGCCGAGCAGGTCGACGGAGGCCCTGTCCGCGTTCACCCGGGCAGCGTGACCAACGACATCGGCGCTGCTGCCGAATTTATCGAAGCGTTCACGGGATCCGGGGAGCTGTTTATCAAAACGTCCTTGTACGATGCCGACAAAATGCTGGCTCGCTCCGAGCGCAACGGCAATAGCCTATGGATGGCCGGACAGTCCGACGAATTGACCGTCGTGACCGCTGGAGTCCTCGACGGCGATGCTGGCAAACCGGGCTATCTGACTCGTGAGCAAATGCTCGAGGCAGTAGCCCGTATGTCGATCCCACCGACCATGATCGTCTCGACCCGTGACGGTTGCGGGTTCCATTTTTATTGGATTCTGAGAGTGCCGGTCATCGTGCGGGATGCCGAACAGCTACGGGAGATCAATCGACGATTTGCCAGCCTGCAACGCGAACTCGAACAGCACGTCAAAGCTATTGACCCTGACGCCAAGCTAGACGCTGTCTACGGCGCCGAGCGCGTCGTTAGGCCAGTCGGCTCGAAACGCTCCAACGGCGATGCTGTGACGCTTTACGAGTGCCATCAGGATCGCCTATATGATCTCGATGAATTATCGATGACCGGTTGGGGCGTTGTGCCCGAGCCGGTCCACCGTAGCGCGGATGCGGACAGCGGCCCGATCGAACGGTACATCGATGCCGAGGGCATCACGGTTGCCGATCTGCTGGCCGAAATCGGTTGCACGGATCGCGGTGATGGAACATGGACACGCCCCGGCGATGGCGTCACAGCGAAAAGCTGTGTCGAGTACGATCACCCCGAGCAGGGCCGAAACGGCATCACAGTTTACTCGAAGAACTGGGAGCTGTTCGGTGAACGGCCAGGGCAATCAAACGCGTGGTATAGCGATGTAGCTGTGTTCGTGACGGTACGGTTCAGTGGCGATTGGACGGCAGCGGCAAGCTTCTGCCGCAAAGAGATGCCGATCGATATGAGCGAAGTGTTCGATGTGATCACTGTGGAGGACAAAAAGGATTTTGACCCTGGTTTCACACGGGAGGACTTGGATCAAATGAGGGTTAGACGAAGCATCGACACCACCCAAAAAGAAAGATGTGCACTGATGAATGAGCATCTGGCGGACCAAGAGAACCCGAATCCGGCATCGCTGGCGATCTCGTACGATGTCGATCCCGAAGTATGTCGGGCTATCTTCGGTGTGGATCCAGTGTTCCCCGCACCGAAGCACCTGCTACGGGGTGAGGGATTGGTTGCAGCGATCAATAGCGAATCGTGGAATTGTGCAAACCGGATCGCTCGCCACATGCTCGTGAAGTATGGCTACGCTCCGTTGAACCAAAGAGCCCTCACGCTGCGATACCACCTCGGCGTGTTCTGGAAGTGGGATGGTGTCGCATACCGCACGGTTGACACCGGGGAGTTGATGCTCGAAGCCCGGGAGGCAGCCGACGCGCTGTGGATCATTGAAGCGGACTGGCGAAAGCGTAAGAACCGCGAACGCGAACGCAAGGCGATAGCGGCGGGCAAGGATGTGCCGAAACCAATCCCTGCACCGGAGCAAGTTAAGCCAGCGCTCGTGAAAAACTGCGTTGACGCGCTTGCCACGATCACTAGCGTCGGTGCTGGTGTTACGATGCCTGCCTGGATCGCTGATGGTGATGAACTCCCAGACCCGCGGAACGTGATCACGTTCCGCAACGTCATGCTCCACATCCTGCGGGATGGCTCGACCCAAACCGCGAAGCCCTCGACCAATTTGTTCTCCAGCCGTGGTGTCGATTATGACTATGATTGCGATGCTCGCTGCCCGCTTTGGGAGGAGACGCTTCGAGAATGGTTTGGTGATGATACGGAATCGATCGAGCTACTACAGGAATGGTTCGGCTACCATCTCACCGCGGAATGTGACCTCCACAAGATTCTGTTCATCATTGGCGTGACGCGCAGCGGAAAAGGAGTAATCCAACGCATCCTCAGCGCACTCATGGGGAAGGGGAATGTGAGTACCCCTGCCATGTCATCCCTAGGGGGAGAATTTGGGCTTGAGAGCTCACTGGACAAGATGGCTCTGCACATCACTGACGCGCGGGCGGGCTTCAAGCTTGACCGTGGTGCCGCCGTTGAACGGCTGCTTGCGATCAGCGGAGGCGATCCCGTTGACGTCAACCGGAAGAACATCAAAGCAGCTGCTGAGCAAAAGCTCAATTTGAAGATCTCAATGTTTAGCAATATGGCGCCGTCGCTCAGGGACGATAGCGGCGCATTGGCTGGCCGTTTTTTGTTCATCAGCATGCGGAATAGCTTTACAGGCAGGGAGGACCTTGGGCGAGCGAAGATGCTCGCCGGTGAGATCAGCGGCATCTTCAACTGGGCTCTTGTGGGGCTGGCGAGGCTACGGGAGCGTGGACACTTCATCGAGCCCGAATCCTCTCGCGCTCAGCGGGAGACCGTCGAATCAATGTTTAGCCCGTTACGGCGATTCCTGGATGACCGATGCACGTTGTATCCAGATGCCATCACGCCGAAGGCTGATATTTATATGGCCTACCGGGAATGGTGCCCTTTCGTAGGGCAAACGGCAAAGGCCGAGAATGTGTTCTTCCGTGATCTGTACTCGACCGAGCCAAGTTTGCTGGAGTGCCGGCCGCGTGTGGAAGGTGACCGAGTGCAGTCGGTCAAGGGTATCCGGATCAACCCGCAACGCGGGGCAACAACAAGCGAAACAGGGAGTTGGTTCTTCGGGATGTCATGA